A stretch of DNA from Candidatus Palauibacter polyketidifaciens:
CTACGATGCGAAGCAACTCCTCGCCGACGTGGCTGAAATGGTCGAGGCACAGAAGCGCGTCGTGACTACGACGACCGACTACGGAGATTCGAATAGATGAGTGAGAGGACGGAGACGGCGACGCTGGGCGGGGGGTGCTTCTGGTGCCTCGAGGCCGTGTATCAGCTTCTGGGAGGCGTGCACGGCGTGAAGTCCGGGTACGCCGGAGGGCATGTCGAGAATCCCACCTACGAGCAGGTATGCACGGGTCGGACCGGGCACGCGGAAGTCGTGCGCGTCACCTTCGATCCGGATACGGTCTCGTTCGACGATCTGCTGGATGTCTTCTTCACGATCCACGATCCGACGACGCTGAACCGGCAGGGTGCGGATGTGGGAACGCAGTATCGTTCGGCGATCTTCCACGAGAGCGAGGCGCAGAAGGACGCGGCCGAGCGGAAGGTGGCCGAGATCACGGCGGCCGGCCTCTGGCCGGATCC
This window harbors:
- the msrA gene encoding peptide-methionine (S)-S-oxide reductase MsrA, coding for MSERTETATLGGGCFWCLEAVYQLLGGVHGVKSGYAGGHVENPTYEQVCTGRTGHAEVVRVTFDPDTVSFDDLLDVFFTIHDPTTLNRQGADVGTQYRSAIFHESEAQKDAAERKVAEITAAGLWPDPIVTEVAPLETFYPAEAYHDDYLNRNPTQPYCQAVVAPKVAKFRRQHLQRLKRGAGV